One Streptomyces sp. B21-105 genomic region harbors:
- a CDS encoding DUF2249 domain-containing protein, with protein MSVLTLASDPQDATALEGAEAHHARLAGELAGRVKMLLTAVDRDPGAAEKIHAGLVTFCGRSLLPHAAAEEAVLYPVAHGMPEARLLIESLIGEHRRLTALVDALRAARSPAGAAADARALQVLFEEHVAKENGLVLPLLAMTPEVCLAELLADMHHRLASDVPAAGAQGDQNIKEGQDMQEQIEETGGCGGVCACGGTEETAEPELDVREVPHALRHATVFGALDAVPAGTAMVLVAPHDPLPLLAQIEQRSPGTFSVEYLERGPEAWRLRLSHR; from the coding sequence ATGAGCGTGCTCACCCTCGCCTCGGACCCTCAGGACGCCACAGCCCTTGAAGGTGCGGAGGCGCACCACGCCCGCCTGGCCGGGGAGCTGGCCGGACGAGTGAAGATGCTGCTCACGGCCGTGGACCGCGACCCGGGCGCCGCCGAGAAGATCCACGCCGGTCTCGTCACCTTCTGCGGCCGCTCGCTGCTGCCGCACGCGGCAGCGGAGGAAGCCGTGCTCTACCCCGTCGCGCACGGCATGCCCGAGGCCCGTCTGCTGATCGAGAGCCTGATCGGCGAACACCGCCGTCTGACCGCGCTCGTCGACGCGCTGCGCGCCGCACGCAGCCCGGCGGGGGCGGCGGCCGACGCGCGGGCCCTGCAGGTGCTCTTCGAGGAGCATGTGGCCAAGGAGAACGGCCTCGTGCTGCCGCTGCTCGCCATGACGCCCGAGGTCTGTCTGGCGGAGCTGCTCGCGGACATGCACCACCGGCTCGCGAGTGACGTGCCCGCCGCGGGCGCGCAAGGAGATCAGAACATCAAGGAGGGACAGGACATGCAAGAGCAGATCGAGGAGACGGGCGGCTGCGGCGGAGTCTGCGCCTGTGGTGGCACGGAGGAGACGGCCGAACCCGAACTGGACGTGCGGGAGGTGCCGCACGCCCTGCGCCACGCCACGGTCTTCGGCGCGCTGGACGCCGTTCCGGCGGGCACCGCGATGGTGCTGGTCGCTCCGCACGACCCGCTGCCGCTGCTCGCGCAGATCGAACAGCGCAGCCCCGGCACGTTCTCGGTGGAGTACCTGGAGCGCGGCCCCGAAGCCTGGCGGCTGCGGCTCAGCCACCGCTGA
- a CDS encoding TIGR04053 family radical SAM/SPASM domain-containing protein, translating into MSAAPHAIRRQRHDAADRPFIVIWESTRACPLACRHCRAEAVPDRDPRELDTAAAKDLLDQVAAFGQPAPLFVITGGDPFQRPDLTELIAYGREIGIRVAVSPSGTPTLTEERLRAVHAAGASGLSLSLDGSTAALHDDFRGVPGVFRWTLDAWDTARALGMKVQINTTVARHNLHDLPDIVRLVADHGAMLWSAFFLVPTGRGRTLGALTAGEVEDVLNFVYDMGLTIPAKTTEAHHFRRVALQRQVLADAGDDHVAVLGLGDLNRELTDRAAVLGLYAATRRVRRPPLDVNAGRGFVFVSHTGTVHPSGFLPLSAGSVRRTPLTSIYRTSPLFTALRAPDMLGGRCGACEFRRVCGGSRSRAYGVTGDPYAEEPWCGYIPGSFPHQRELAALLSGGAGTEPLVRPGPTGAPGGKEHHVQQEP; encoded by the coding sequence ATGAGCGCCGCCCCCCATGCCATCCGCCGCCAGCGCCACGACGCGGCCGACCGGCCCTTCATCGTCATCTGGGAGTCCACCCGGGCCTGCCCGCTGGCCTGCCGCCACTGCCGCGCCGAAGCCGTACCCGACCGCGACCCGCGGGAGCTGGACACCGCCGCCGCCAAGGACCTGCTGGACCAGGTGGCCGCTTTCGGACAGCCCGCCCCGCTGTTCGTGATCACCGGCGGCGACCCGTTCCAGCGCCCCGACCTGACCGAACTCATCGCCTACGGCAGGGAGATCGGGATCCGGGTGGCGGTGTCCCCTTCCGGCACGCCGACGCTCACCGAGGAGCGGTTGCGGGCCGTGCACGCCGCGGGCGCGTCCGGGCTCTCGCTCAGCCTGGACGGCTCCACCGCCGCACTCCACGACGACTTCCGCGGGGTGCCCGGGGTGTTTCGCTGGACCCTGGACGCCTGGGACACCGCACGCGCCCTCGGCATGAAGGTGCAGATCAACACCACGGTCGCCCGGCACAACCTGCACGACCTCCCTGACATCGTCCGCCTCGTCGCCGACCACGGAGCGATGCTGTGGAGCGCCTTCTTCCTCGTGCCCACCGGCCGCGGCCGCACCCTCGGCGCGCTGACCGCTGGCGAGGTCGAAGACGTCCTCAACTTCGTCTACGACATGGGCCTGACCATCCCCGCCAAGACCACCGAGGCCCACCACTTCCGCCGCGTCGCCCTGCAACGCCAGGTCCTCGCCGACGCCGGCGACGACCACGTGGCGGTGCTCGGACTCGGGGACCTCAACCGGGAGCTGACCGACCGGGCCGCGGTCCTGGGCCTGTACGCCGCCACGCGCCGGGTACGGCGACCGCCGCTGGACGTCAACGCGGGCCGCGGCTTCGTCTTCGTCTCGCACACCGGCACCGTGCACCCCAGCGGCTTCCTGCCGCTGAGCGCGGGAAGCGTCCGCAGGACGCCGCTGACGTCGATCTACCGCACCTCACCGCTGTTCACCGCCCTGCGTGCCCCCGACATGCTCGGCGGCCGCTGCGGGGCGTGCGAGTTCCGCCGGGTCTGCGGCGGTTCGCGCTCCCGCGCCTACGGCGTCACCGGCGACCCGTACGCCGAAGAGCCGTGGTGTGGCTACATTCCCGGCTCCTTTCCGCACCAGCGGGAACTGGCCGCACTGCTGTCCGGCGGCGCGGGCACGGAACCCCTCGTTCGTCCCGGCCCGACCGGCGCCCCCGGCGGCAAGGAGCACCATGTACAGCAAGAACCATGA
- a CDS encoding multicopper oxidase domain-containing protein: MYSKNHDPGAGDGPPPSRFKASGLRSRHLAAHVVVAVWVVLALLAASTQQTLPVARWLAIHLFLLGAATTAIVVWSEHFAVAMLHAPLPDRRWSNARLAGLNTGVAGVLTGVWADLPVLTGAGCVLLVTAVGAHLGVLVRMGRGALGGRLAPIADYYRAAAAALIIGAVLGWLLATGKAGPGHYTGLKLAHVHVTLLGWIGLPVLGTLFMLWPTVLGVRMAENTTRLARRVLALTGGGLLTAVAGLTAGWRPAAVLGIAGYTVGVAVAAQLFARTVRRRPAISAAAAWMLAAAAGWLVVGVVVDLVVLAARPLGEIQDDIGSLVPVLLVGLVAQVLIGALTYLLPIVLASGPKERAALRAVLERGWAPRLVVLNLGIVLLALPLPGPLGTVGMLLAGAAGAAFLALALRVLVRSARGLLQDADKAGVARRPAVWGTAVGAVVTVLAVLVANSGGDTSGGTSAAGTAGAGAGTTRTVAVTLADMRIRPARVEVAAGTDLRLKVTNTDAQRHDLKVEDGPSTPMLAKGHTRVLDLGQVTEDREAWCTLPGHKAAGMTMDIVVKDDTATVSSGHEGHPSAAADSGGLDLSADFSSGWQPRTADLTPAPGGTVHKVELHAAHTTVEVAPGVKQQMWTFGGTAPGPTLHGKVGDVFEVTLVNDDPSMGHGIDFHAGSLAPDRPMRTIQPGERLVYRFRAEKAGAWLYHCSTAPMLQHMGNGMYGAVIIDPPGLKKVDHEYVLVSSELYLGTPGSTAQVTKMRQNTPDAWAFNGIANQYTQRPLNVKAGERARFWVIAAGPSDGIAFHLVGTVFDTVYKEGAYLLKPDQAGGSQVLDLATAQGGFVETTFPGAGHYAFVDHDMRHAEAGAHGMVEVSE; encoded by the coding sequence ATGTACAGCAAGAACCATGACCCGGGTGCCGGCGATGGCCCACCGCCCAGCAGGTTCAAGGCGTCCGGTCTGCGCAGCCGGCACCTGGCCGCACACGTCGTAGTCGCGGTCTGGGTGGTGCTCGCGTTGCTGGCGGCGAGCACCCAGCAGACGCTGCCCGTGGCCCGCTGGCTGGCCATCCACCTGTTCCTGCTCGGCGCCGCCACCACCGCCATCGTGGTGTGGAGCGAGCACTTCGCCGTCGCCATGCTGCACGCCCCGCTGCCCGACCGGCGGTGGAGCAACGCCCGGCTGGCCGGCCTCAACACAGGGGTCGCGGGCGTGCTCACCGGCGTGTGGGCCGACCTGCCGGTCCTGACCGGTGCCGGGTGCGTGCTGCTGGTCACCGCGGTCGGCGCGCACCTGGGGGTGCTGGTCCGCATGGGCCGGGGTGCGCTGGGCGGACGACTCGCCCCGATCGCCGACTACTACCGGGCCGCCGCGGCGGCACTGATCATCGGCGCGGTGCTGGGCTGGCTGCTGGCCACCGGCAAAGCCGGACCCGGGCACTACACCGGGCTGAAGCTGGCCCACGTGCACGTCACCCTCCTCGGCTGGATCGGACTGCCCGTGCTGGGCACGCTGTTCATGCTCTGGCCCACCGTGCTGGGCGTCCGCATGGCCGAGAACACCACCCGGCTGGCGCGACGGGTACTGGCGCTGACCGGGGGCGGCCTGCTGACCGCGGTCGCTGGGCTGACGGCCGGATGGCGCCCCGCCGCCGTACTCGGCATCGCCGGCTACACGGTCGGCGTCGCCGTCGCGGCGCAGCTGTTCGCGCGCACCGTGCGTCGACGGCCCGCGATCTCGGCGGCCGCCGCGTGGATGCTGGCCGCCGCCGCGGGATGGCTGGTCGTCGGCGTGGTCGTGGACCTGGTGGTGCTGGCCGCACGGCCGCTCGGCGAGATACAGGACGACATCGGCTCACTGGTCCCGGTGCTGCTCGTCGGCCTCGTAGCGCAGGTCCTCATCGGTGCCCTCACCTACCTGCTGCCCATCGTGCTGGCCAGTGGTCCCAAGGAACGAGCCGCGCTGCGGGCGGTACTCGAGCGGGGCTGGGCGCCACGGCTCGTCGTGCTCAACCTCGGCATAGTCCTGCTCGCGCTTCCGCTGCCCGGCCCTCTCGGCACAGTGGGCATGCTGCTCGCCGGCGCGGCCGGGGCCGCGTTCCTCGCCCTGGCCCTGCGCGTGCTCGTTCGCAGCGCACGGGGGCTCCTCCAGGACGCGGACAAAGCCGGTGTGGCGCGACGCCCCGCTGTGTGGGGCACCGCCGTGGGCGCCGTAGTGACGGTGCTGGCCGTGCTCGTGGCCAACAGCGGTGGGGACACGAGCGGCGGGACGAGCGCGGCCGGGACGGCGGGTGCGGGCGCTGGAACCACCCGCACGGTCGCCGTCACCCTGGCCGACATGCGCATCCGTCCGGCCCGCGTCGAGGTCGCCGCGGGGACCGACCTGCGGCTGAAGGTCACCAACACCGACGCCCAGCGCCACGACCTCAAGGTCGAGGACGGCCCGTCCACTCCCATGCTCGCCAAGGGCCACACCCGCGTACTCGACCTCGGGCAGGTCACCGAGGACCGTGAGGCGTGGTGCACCCTGCCGGGCCACAAGGCGGCCGGGATGACCATGGACATCGTCGTCAAGGACGACACGGCAACAGTCAGCAGCGGACACGAGGGACACCCATCGGCCGCCGCCGACAGCGGCGGCCTGGATCTCTCCGCCGACTTCTCCTCCGGCTGGCAGCCACGCACCGCCGATCTCACCCCCGCGCCCGGTGGGACGGTCCACAAGGTCGAACTGCATGCCGCGCACACCACGGTCGAAGTGGCCCCGGGCGTGAAGCAGCAGATGTGGACGTTCGGCGGCACCGCACCCGGCCCCACCCTGCACGGAAAGGTCGGCGACGTCTTCGAGGTCACCCTCGTCAACGACGACCCGTCCATGGGCCACGGCATCGACTTCCACGCCGGCTCCCTCGCCCCGGATCGCCCCATGCGCACGATCCAGCCCGGCGAGCGCCTGGTCTACCGTTTCCGAGCCGAGAAGGCCGGGGCATGGCTGTACCACTGCAGCACCGCACCGATGCTCCAGCACATGGGCAACGGCATGTACGGCGCCGTCATCATCGACCCGCCCGGCCTGAAGAAGGTTGACCACGAGTACGTGCTGGTCTCCTCCGAGCTCTACCTCGGCACCCCGGGCAGCACCGCCCAAGTGACCAAGATGCGCCAGAACACCCCGGACGCCTGGGCGTTCAACGGCATCGCCAACCAGTACACCCAACGGCCCCTGAACGTGAAGGCCGGCGAGCGGGCCCGCTTCTGGGTCATCGCCGCAGGTCCCAGCGACGGCATCGCCTTCCACCTCGTCGGCACTGTCTTCGACACCGTGTACAAGGAGGGCGCCTACCTGCTCAAGCCGGACCAGGCGGGCGGCTCGCAGGTGCTGGACCTGGCCACGGCGCAGGGCGGCTTCGTCGAGACGACGTTCCCCGGGGCTGGCCACTACGCGTTCGTCGACCACGACATGCGCCACGCCGAAGCCGGCGCGCACGGCATGGTGGAGGTGAGTGAGTAG
- a CDS encoding ArsR/SmtB family transcription factor produces MPVPLYEAKAEFFRMLGHPVRIRALELLQGGPMPVRDLLAAIEIEPSGLSQQLAVLRRSGIVTSARDGSTVVYELAGGDVAELLRAARRILTEMLAGRNELLEELREAEVGSP; encoded by the coding sequence GTGCCGGTTCCGCTGTATGAGGCCAAAGCTGAGTTCTTCCGGATGCTGGGGCACCCGGTCCGCATACGCGCACTCGAGCTCCTGCAGGGTGGGCCGATGCCGGTACGTGACCTGCTGGCCGCGATCGAGATCGAGCCCTCGGGGCTCTCCCAGCAGCTCGCGGTCCTGCGCCGCTCGGGCATCGTCACCTCGGCCCGTGACGGCTCCACCGTGGTGTACGAGCTGGCAGGCGGGGATGTGGCGGAGCTGTTGCGGGCCGCGCGCCGGATCCTGACCGAGATGCTGGCCGGGCGGAACGAACTCTTGGAAGAGCTGCGGGAAGCCGAGGTCGGGAGTCCGTGA
- a CDS encoding SulP family inorganic anion transporter: protein MARNPRRDLLAGLTVAIVALPLALGFGVSSGLGAASGLATAVVAGALAALFGGSNLQVSGPTGAMTVVLVPIVARYGPGGVLTVGLMAGVLLIALALLKAGRYMRYIPAPVVEGFTLGIACVIALQQIPNALGVAKPEGDKVLVVTWRAIEEFVKAPNSTAVILALAVAAVMLLGARWWPTIPFSIVAVIAATLVSQLFHLDAAQPIGELPSGLPAPSLAFLDLSAVGSLLAPAVAVAALAALESLLSATVADGMTVGQQHDPDKELFGQGIANLAAPLFGGVPATAAIARTAVNVRTGAGSRLAALTHAAVLAVIVFAVAPLVSKIPLAALAGVLLATAIRMVEVGALRAIVKATRSDAIVLVLTAVATIALDLVYAVVIGLVVAGALALRAVADQARMDQVDFKADLPGEHSEEEHALLAEHIVAYRIDGPLFFAGAHRFLLELSEVADVRVVILRMSRITTLDATGALVLKDAVEKLNRRGIAVLTSGIRPGQHQALQSVGVLDLLQLEGRQYATTPEAIAEARAHLHRAGLLPGIRVTEEASR, encoded by the coding sequence ATGGCCCGCAACCCGCGCCGGGATCTGCTCGCCGGCCTCACGGTCGCCATCGTGGCGCTGCCGCTCGCGCTCGGCTTCGGGGTCTCCTCCGGGCTCGGAGCCGCATCGGGACTTGCGACTGCCGTGGTGGCCGGTGCCCTGGCGGCGCTGTTCGGCGGCTCCAACCTCCAGGTCTCCGGCCCTACGGGAGCGATGACGGTCGTGCTGGTGCCGATCGTCGCCCGGTACGGGCCCGGCGGAGTGCTGACGGTCGGGCTGATGGCCGGTGTGCTGCTGATCGCGCTGGCCTTGCTGAAGGCCGGCCGGTACATGCGCTACATCCCCGCGCCGGTGGTGGAGGGCTTCACCCTCGGCATTGCCTGCGTCATCGCACTGCAGCAGATCCCGAACGCGCTGGGGGTGGCCAAGCCGGAGGGCGACAAGGTCCTGGTGGTGACCTGGCGGGCGATCGAGGAGTTCGTGAAGGCGCCGAACTCGACCGCCGTGATCCTCGCGCTCGCCGTGGCAGCCGTGATGCTGCTCGGGGCCCGGTGGTGGCCCACCATCCCGTTCTCGATCGTCGCGGTCATCGCCGCCACCCTCGTGTCCCAGCTCTTCCACCTGGACGCCGCCCAGCCGATCGGCGAGCTGCCCTCCGGACTGCCCGCCCCCTCCCTGGCCTTCCTCGACCTGTCCGCGGTGGGTTCGCTGCTCGCCCCAGCTGTCGCAGTCGCCGCGCTGGCCGCGCTGGAGTCGCTGCTGTCGGCGACGGTCGCGGACGGGATGACGGTGGGCCAGCAGCACGATCCGGACAAGGAGCTGTTCGGGCAGGGCATCGCGAACCTGGCCGCCCCGCTGTTCGGCGGCGTCCCCGCCACCGCGGCGATCGCCCGGACCGCCGTCAACGTCCGCACCGGCGCGGGCTCCCGGCTGGCCGCGCTCACCCACGCCGCCGTTCTCGCGGTCATCGTGTTCGCCGTCGCCCCGCTGGTCTCCAAGATCCCGCTCGCCGCCCTGGCAGGGGTACTGCTGGCGACCGCGATCCGGATGGTCGAGGTCGGCGCACTGCGGGCGATAGTGAAGGCGACCCGCTCGGACGCGATCGTCCTGGTCCTGACGGCCGTCGCCACGATCGCCCTGGACCTGGTCTACGCGGTGGTCATCGGCCTGGTCGTGGCCGGCGCCCTGGCCCTGCGGGCCGTCGCCGACCAGGCCCGGATGGATCAAGTGGACTTCAAGGCCGATCTACCCGGTGAGCACAGTGAGGAGGAGCACGCCCTGCTGGCCGAGCACATCGTCGCCTACCGGATCGACGGGCCGCTGTTCTTCGCCGGCGCCCACCGCTTCCTCCTGGAACTGAGCGAGGTGGCCGACGTCCGCGTGGTGATCCTGCGCATGTCGCGGATCACGACATTGGACGCCACCGGCGCCCTGGTCCTCAAGGACGCGGTGGAGAAGCTCAACCGGCGCGGCATCGCCGTGCTGACCTCCGGGATACGCCCCGGCCAGCACCAAGCCCTGCAGTCCGTCGGCGTCCTGGACCTGCTCCAGCTGGAGGGACGGCAGTACGCCACCACGCCGGAGGCCATCGCCGAGGCCCGCGCCCACCTGCACCGGGCCGGACTTCTGCCCGGCATCCGTGTCACCGAAGAGGCTTCCCGATGA
- a CDS encoding pyridoxamine 5'-phosphate oxidase family protein yields the protein MSTPSRRTTEVSGSEALGLLQGAAQGSMVHVRREMPVVHPTVHVREYGRLIVRTPAQAAALACRPSLTAHYRRILPGWAHDPHDTLVRMRPQAVAGFRLAHAEAAR from the coding sequence ATGAGCACTCCCTCCCGCCGCACGACTGAGGTTTCCGGCAGCGAGGCGCTGGGGCTGCTCCAAGGCGCCGCCCAGGGGAGCATGGTCCATGTGCGGCGTGAGATGCCTGTGGTCCACCCGACCGTCCATGTCCGGGAGTACGGACGTCTGATCGTCCGTACTCCCGCGCAGGCCGCCGCTCTGGCCTGCCGGCCGTCGCTCACCGCTCACTACCGCCGTATCCTGCCCGGCTGGGCGCACGACCCGCACGACACCCTGGTCCGCATGCGCCCGCAAGCGGTGGCAGGGTTCCGCCTGGCCCACGCCGAGGCCGCCCGATGA
- a CDS encoding ATP-binding protein, with amino-acid sequence MSAQLETLPLRHVLTLPAMGSAVRIARETTEQVLAEWGISRRHPTVDPALLILSELVTNSVQHAASLSPNVTVIYAAGSDTFAFAVHDRHPYQPALFAAVTGTGGGGLGTVMELTLGLGGTAVIRGDADGKGKSIWITLPL; translated from the coding sequence ATGAGCGCCCAACTGGAAACCCTGCCCCTGCGGCATGTGCTGACCCTGCCGGCGATGGGCTCGGCGGTACGGATCGCTCGCGAGACCACCGAGCAGGTCCTCGCCGAGTGGGGCATCAGCCGACGGCATCCCACGGTGGATCCGGCGTTGCTGATCCTGTCCGAGCTGGTCACCAACAGCGTCCAGCACGCCGCCAGTCTGTCCCCGAACGTCACCGTGATCTACGCGGCCGGCTCGGACACGTTCGCGTTCGCCGTGCACGATCGCCACCCCTACCAGCCCGCGCTGTTCGCCGCGGTGACGGGAACGGGCGGCGGCGGGCTGGGCACCGTCATGGAGCTGACCCTGGGCCTGGGCGGCACCGCCGTCATCCGCGGTGACGCGGACGGCAAGGGAAAAAGCATCTGGATCACCCTCCCCCTGTGA
- a CDS encoding anti-sigma factor antagonist — MTIEWRNATHPGPGVLSLAGHLGPEAAARFTGAIGWVLARAPGVILDLTALRGWSAGGQVAVTQSARLHPRAFGLCAALAVHRAVVSSASGAGTRGPASPPRRYEA; from the coding sequence ATGACCATCGAGTGGCGCAACGCCACCCACCCCGGCCCGGGTGTTCTCTCCCTGGCCGGGCACCTGGGCCCCGAGGCGGCCGCCCGGTTCACCGGCGCGATCGGCTGGGTCCTGGCCCGGGCGCCGGGCGTCATCCTGGACCTGACCGCACTGCGTGGCTGGTCGGCCGGCGGCCAGGTGGCCGTGACCCAGTCGGCCCGCCTGCATCCCCGTGCGTTTGGACTGTGCGCCGCCCTCGCCGTTCACCGGGCCGTGGTGAGCAGCGCCAGTGGTGCAGGGACGCGTGGCCCGGCGAGCCCGCCGCGGCGATATGAAGCCTGA
- a CDS encoding zinc ribbon domain-containing protein YjdM, with protein sequence MTETLPPCPECSGTYTYEMGALLVCPECGHEWSPAVAEPVGSAEDGVIRDAVGNVLADGDTVTVVKTLKVKGSPSGIKTGTKVRNIRLVDGVDGHDIDCKIDGFGPMQLKSSVVKKS encoded by the coding sequence GTGACCGAGACGCTGCCGCCGTGCCCCGAGTGCTCCGGCACGTACACCTACGAGATGGGCGCGCTCCTGGTCTGCCCCGAGTGCGGCCACGAGTGGTCGCCCGCAGTCGCAGAACCGGTGGGCAGCGCCGAGGACGGGGTGATCAGGGATGCGGTGGGCAATGTGCTCGCCGACGGCGACACGGTGACGGTGGTCAAGACCTTGAAGGTGAAGGGCAGCCCGTCCGGGATCAAGACCGGCACCAAGGTGCGCAACATCCGCCTCGTGGACGGGGTGGACGGCCATGACATCGACTGCAAGATCGACGGATTCGGCCCCATGCAGCTCAAGTCCAGCGTGGTCAAGAAGTCCTGA
- a CDS encoding ArsR/SmtB family transcription factor has translation MSAPLYQLKAEFFKTLGHPVRIRVLELLSQREHAVSEMLGEVGVEAAHLSQQLAVLRRANLVIPRREGSAVYYSLASPQVAELLRVARTILSGVLAGQAELLANLEAAEPDAEPRRRRPS, from the coding sequence GTGAGCGCGCCGCTTTACCAATTGAAGGCGGAATTCTTCAAGACCCTCGGCCATCCCGTACGGATCCGCGTGCTGGAACTCCTCAGCCAGCGCGAGCACGCGGTCTCCGAAATGCTCGGTGAGGTAGGTGTCGAAGCCGCCCACCTCTCCCAGCAGCTGGCCGTGCTGCGCCGGGCCAACCTCGTCATCCCCCGCCGGGAGGGCTCGGCCGTCTATTACTCGCTGGCCAGTCCGCAGGTGGCGGAGCTGCTGCGGGTCGCGCGCACCATCCTGTCCGGCGTACTGGCGGGTCAGGCCGAACTGCTGGCCAACCTGGAGGCCGCCGAGCCCGACGCCGAACCCAGGCGGCGCAGGCCGTCGTAG
- a CDS encoding pyridoxamine 5'-phosphate oxidase family protein yields the protein MSQNDAFRSLDRQECLRLLSKVPVGRVVYTRQALPAVLPINFSLDTDASVLLCTSPDSDLVRAIDGVVVAFEADEFDAATRSGWSVVVTGRATVVTEPAEHERLSQDGPMSWMPLQEAVYVRIESEMVTGRELNGARGNP from the coding sequence ATGTCCCAGAACGACGCCTTTCGCTCACTCGACCGGCAGGAGTGCCTGCGGCTGCTCTCCAAGGTGCCGGTCGGCCGCGTGGTTTACACCAGGCAGGCGCTGCCCGCGGTCCTCCCCATCAACTTCTCCCTGGACACGGACGCCTCCGTCCTGCTGTGCACCTCGCCGGACTCGGACCTCGTACGCGCCATCGACGGCGTCGTGGTCGCCTTCGAAGCGGACGAGTTCGACGCGGCAACCCGGTCCGGCTGGAGTGTGGTCGTCACCGGACGGGCCACCGTGGTGACCGAGCCCGCCGAGCACGAGCGCCTGTCGCAGGACGGCCCCATGTCCTGGATGCCCCTGCAAGAGGCCGTGTACGTGCGGATCGAATCCGAGATGGTCACCGGCCGGGAGCTCAACGGGGCACGCGGCAATCCGTGA
- a CDS encoding MFS transporter: protein MLALATVGFAVNFWAWALLSPLGPRFKDGLDLSSFEQSLLVAVPVVVGSLGRIPVGGLTDRFGGRVMFPIVSAATIVPVLYLGLAGHSSLAALLIGGFFLGVGGTAFAVGVPLVNAWFPPERRGLAIGVFGAGMGGTAISALTTVKLVDANSMSTPFLVTAAVLAVYAVAAALLLRDAPGRTVPTESLARRLAATVRLPITWQASALYAVAFGGYVAFSVYLPTYLKTGYGLTQADAANRMAGFVLLAVAMRPVGGWLSDRIGPVRVLAGALTVVVAGAVVQAFTPALAPVGTVAFLAMAGALGAGSGATFALVALRTPANQVGSVTGVVGAAGGLGGFLPPLVMGSLYGAYGSYAIGLVLLAIVAAAALVFTLTGVRAAAEGGERKPRTGGRREHRTAGTTA from the coding sequence ATGCTGGCCCTGGCCACGGTCGGTTTCGCCGTGAACTTCTGGGCGTGGGCGCTGCTCAGTCCGCTCGGCCCCCGGTTCAAGGACGGCCTCGACCTGTCGTCGTTCGAGCAGTCGCTGCTGGTGGCGGTGCCGGTCGTGGTCGGTTCGCTGGGCCGGATCCCGGTCGGCGGCCTGACCGACCGGTTCGGCGGCCGGGTCATGTTCCCGATCGTGTCGGCGGCCACCATCGTGCCGGTGCTCTACCTCGGCCTGGCCGGGCACTCCTCCCTCGCCGCCCTGCTCATCGGCGGGTTCTTCCTCGGCGTCGGCGGCACTGCCTTCGCCGTCGGTGTGCCGCTCGTCAACGCCTGGTTCCCGCCCGAGCGGCGTGGTCTTGCCATCGGCGTCTTCGGCGCCGGCATGGGCGGCACCGCGATCAGCGCCCTGACCACGGTGAAGCTGGTCGACGCGAACAGCATGTCCACTCCGTTCCTGGTCACCGCCGCGGTCCTGGCCGTGTATGCGGTGGCCGCCGCGCTGCTGCTGCGTGACGCGCCCGGCCGCACCGTGCCGACCGAGTCCTTGGCCCGCCGCCTGGCCGCCACCGTCCGGCTGCCCATCACCTGGCAGGCGTCCGCGCTGTACGCGGTCGCGTTCGGCGGCTACGTCGCCTTCTCCGTCTACCTGCCCACGTACCTCAAGACCGGCTACGGCCTGACCCAGGCCGACGCCGCGAACCGCATGGCCGGGTTCGTGCTCCTCGCAGTGGCGATGCGCCCGGTCGGTGGCTGGCTGTCCGACCGGATCGGTCCGGTCCGGGTGCTGGCCGGTGCGCTGACCGTGGTCGTGGCCGGTGCCGTCGTGCAGGCGTTCACCCCGGCCCTGGCGCCGGTGGGCACCGTCGCCTTCCTGGCCATGGCCGGCGCGCTCGGCGCGGGCAGCGGGGCGACCTTCGCCCTGGTGGCCCTGCGCACCCCGGCCAACCAGGTCGGCTCGGTCACCGGCGTGGTCGGCGCCGCGGGTGGACTGGGCGGCTTCCTGCCGCCGCTGGTGATGGGCTCGCTGTACGGCGCGTACGGCTCGTACGCGATCGGTCTCGTCCTGCTCGCGATCGTGGCCGCCGCGGCGCTGGTCTTCACCCTCACCGGTGTCCGCGCGGCGGCCGAAGGCGGCGAGAGGAAGCCGCGCACCGGCGGTCGGCGAGAGCACCGCACCGCCGGCACCACCGCGTAG